TGGGATCTTCCCTCTGAAAGATTTGTCCAAAAGTCTTGTACTGAAAAAGTGTTCGGAAGAATGACTCCGATACCGGTGATGACTACCCGGGAGTTTTTTCCGTTTTTAGATTTATCCATAGAAAGCGGGTTTAGAAATTACCTATGTGGATTAGATTTGGAAATAAAAAAATCATTCCGAAACAAATAAGACGCAAAAAAGGGAGAAAATTCCCATAAAACCGGAAATAGACGGGTAAAATGGGAAGAAGTTCCGCCGGTTTGCGAAAATCCGCCTGTTCTCCCCAAGCAAGTGTTAAGCCGTCGACTATAGTTTTTTGAAAAACGGTTTTCTATTCCGCCTAGGGTCCTAATATTGCTAAAAAATTTCCATAGGTCGTAGTATGAAATATATAAAAATTATAATGTTATTATCGGTTGTCGTTCTTGCTTTAGAAAATTGTTCCAAATCTCCAGAGCAGAAAATCCTGGAATTAGGGCCTAGGTTCCAATTAGCATTTTGTTCTAAAGTCATAGAATGTGGAAAAGAAGAAATCGAAAAGATCCCTCCTAAATACAGAAATACTCTTCCGGCATTTCTACAATCCAATGAAGCATGTGTTACTTATTTTAAGGAAAATTTCGATCAGGCAAGAGAACAGAGAAAATTAAAAAAAGAAGAAGCCACTCCTGAAATGGCCCAAGAATTCGAAAAATGTGTTTCTGCTTTAGAAAAATCCACCTGCGATATGTTCCAGAGAAAGGAAACAAAACATACTGGAATTCCAGGCTGCGAAGGTCTTCCTAAAATCGCTCAACCGGATATTCCTTAAAATTTTCCGGTTTTATTCTTCCTTTGATTGTTGGATCAGTTGGTCTTTTCTTTTTCTGTAAAAGACCAATACACATACAATATCGTAGTCAAGATCCCGAGTGCGACCATCTGTCCTAAATGAACTGTGGTTGCATATACCAAACCTTCCGAACTTTCTCTGCCTAATAAAACGAATCCTGATGTGATGGAAGCATGATATACTCCTGCTCCGGACGGCGCAGAAGGTACCATCACACCCACAGCTCCGCAGAACATGATAAATACGGTTTCTAAAGGACTTAAATGGATCCCTACTAAGTATTGTAGAAGAGTATAATGGATCGCATATCCAAAAAGCCAGGTACAGGCGGTTAAAATTCCGTAGCTGGAAACATTACGAAAAGTTAAAAAGTTTCCCAGTTCCGAGACTTGGGGAGCTAATTTTTCCGAAAAGAATTCCTTCTTTCCGATTTTGGAAAATAAGAATTCTCCTAATAAGATCAGTCGTTTATAAAATAATCGAACAATTAAGAGTGCGGAGAAGATCGCTAAGATCCCAAGTAAAGGAAATAGTATCTTGGTTTCGGATCCGTTGACTCCTAAAATAAAAAGAGCGCCTAGTCCCGCGCAAAATATAAAGGAGAAGTCTAGAACCTTCTCTAAAAAGATCCCGCTTACCAAACTTCCGTAACTTATGTTTTCTCCCTTTTTGCAGAGATAGAGACGGAAAATATCTCCTCCTCTTGCGGGTAAGAATTGATTGGCTCCTACTCCGATATAAGCGGAAAGAAGTGCAGTTCTAAAAGGAACTTTTTTACCGAGTAATAAATACCATCTCCAAGAGAATAAATATAATCCCCAAAGAATAGCTACGAAGAATGGAATTAAGAAGATAGGTCTCCATCTTTCTAATATAGAAGTAAAACCGGAAAGATCCAGATTCCAAAATAGAAAACCCAGAGATAAAACGCTGATCCCGAATCCGAGTAATAATTTTTTCAAAATAGATCCCCGTTACAGATCAGCCTGGAGGCCATTTCATTTGTCTTCCACCAAGCACATGAAAATGAAGATGGAATACTGTTTGGCCGCCTAGTTCGCCCATATTGTTTACGATCCGGAAACCTTCTTTATTGAGTCCGAGGGATCTAGCGATCTCTGCGGCTCTAAATAAAATTTCTCCCAGAAGAGCCTTGTCCTCTCCGCTGGTGTGGTCTATGTCTACGATATGTTTTTTAGGAATGACTAGGAAATGAGTAGGTGCTTGGGGAGCAATATCATGAAAAGCGAATAGATTCTCATCCTCGAAGATGGTCTTGGAAGGGATCTCTTTGTTAATGATCTTACAAAATATACAGGAATCTGTCATGTTTTATTATCCAAACATAAACTTGCTGCTCCGAGGGCCCCAGTGACTGATTTTCCCGGAAGGATCTTTACGTATTCTTTGAATATGGGAAATATGATTTCTCTCACCCTGTTTTCAAGTCGTTTTCCGAAAAAGGAATAGGACTTAGCTATCCCGCCGGATAATACTATATGTTCAGGATTGAGCAAATGGATCAGATTACGAATGAGTTGTGCTAAACTTTCGATCCCTTCTTCCAGGATCTCGTTTGCTTCTTTATGATGTTTAGAAGCCAGATCGAATAAAGTTTCTATATCAGAAAGTTTGGAGCCTGTTTTTTCTAAAAATCTGGAAGAGAATCCGCTGGCACTGAAATAAGCTTCTGTACATCCTCTTTGCCCGCAT
The DNA window shown above is from Leptospira dzoumogneensis and carries:
- a CDS encoding LA_2478/LA_2722/LA_4182 family protein, which gives rise to MKYIKIIMLLSVVVLALENCSKSPEQKILELGPRFQLAFCSKVIECGKEEIEKIPPKYRNTLPAFLQSNEACVTYFKENFDQAREQRKLKKEEATPEMAQEFEKCVSALEKSTCDMFQRKETKHTGIPGCEGLPKIAQPDIP
- a CDS encoding lysylphosphatidylglycerol synthase transmembrane domain-containing protein; protein product: MKKLLLGFGISVLSLGFLFWNLDLSGFTSILERWRPIFLIPFFVAILWGLYLFSWRWYLLLGKKVPFRTALLSAYIGVGANQFLPARGGDIFRLYLCKKGENISYGSLVSGIFLEKVLDFSFIFCAGLGALFILGVNGSETKILFPLLGILAIFSALLIVRLFYKRLILLGEFLFSKIGKKEFFSEKLAPQVSELGNFLTFRNVSSYGILTACTWLFGYAIHYTLLQYLVGIHLSPLETVFIMFCGAVGVMVPSAPSGAGVYHASITSGFVLLGRESSEGLVYATTVHLGQMVALGILTTILYVYWSFTEKEKTN
- a CDS encoding histidine triad nucleotide-binding protein, whose product is MTDSCIFCKIINKEIPSKTIFEDENLFAFHDIAPQAPTHFLVIPKKHIVDIDHTSGEDKALLGEILFRAAEIARSLGLNKEGFRIVNNMGELGGQTVFHLHFHVLGGRQMKWPPG